CGCGAACTCGAGAAAGTTAACACATTCTACTTGCAAAAAGAAGCAGAGGTATGTTCAATTCTCCGCTTCTAGATGAGCGCTTACAGTCGTCGCAGTTGCGTCTGCGTTTAACCACCCTTCTTGACAAGAAGAGAGTCATGCAGCAACATCCGCAATCTGTTTCAAAGACATCTTCGCGCTATGTTGCCCTTGAAGAGGGACTAAAGCAGTTTAGCATGGATCTTAACAAGCTCGAGGTGATTGGTCCGCATGCCTGTGTTATTTCCATACTAACTTGACGTAGCAATTTGTGGAAGTGAACGAAACTGCATTCTCAAAGATTTTGAAGAAGGTTTGAGGCACCCCCCTGACTTCGCCGTTATCGACCGGCTAACATTTACTAGTGGGACAAAACGTCAAAAGTCTGCACGATCAGCCTGTGCAACTGTCGACATTGGCTGACTTAATGCCAGTCAAAAGAAAAACAGCTCTACCTCTCGCGCGCCGTCGAGGTCCAACCATGCTTCAACCGTGAAGTAATCAGCATATTGTCCGACCAAGCGACTCAAGCGCTACTCGATTTTTCAGGATGGGCTGAAGGCGAGGGTGTACAGGCGCCTCATCCTGCAACCGAACCACGCGTCTCCGAACCCGCGTTCGAAGCGAAGCTCGAGCTCGACAACCAGTTCGTACAAGCCATCAACACCGCAAATCAAAGCAAGATCGAAGAGTGCCTCGCGCGTCTATCGACTCTACCAGACGCAAGCGACCACATTTCTAGAGCGTTCCTTAGCACTGTTGCGGAAGCGCCAGAGTCTGCATTGAGAACTCTACTCAACTCAGGTCTTGTGAATCTCCAGCAGGAGGATGAGATTAATGAGCGAAATTGCCTGCACAAGTCTGCGATTAGTGGTCGAATCGAAGTACTCAGGCTCGGGCTGTCAAGCAACGTGGACGTTCATGCGACCGATGTTTACGGACGGATTCCTCTGCATTACGCCTGTATGCACGGCCATGTAGAGCTGGTTCAGGAACTTATCAACACAGCCTCTGATACAGTCAATTTCCGCGACCAGGACAGTTTTACACCTTTGATACACGCGATTGTGCATTCGAAACTTGCCTGTGTGGAGATACTCCTGTCTAGAGGCGCCGATCTTACTCGTCTGGGGCCAGGGGAGCATGTTCCGCTCAACCTCGCATGCCAGTATGCTTCGCTGGAGATACTGGAACTTCTACTAAAAAGGTCGGCTGAAATGCTTTCGGATGCAGAGGGGCTGTTTCCACAACACCTGGTGGCGCGTTCAGGCAAGACACCCGAGGCGCTGCTGATGCTAGAAAAGTATGGCGCAGACCTCAACCAGCCTGATAAGCTATATCAATGGACACCGCTGTTTCATGCGGCAAGTGAAGGGCATGTAGAGTGCCTCAAGACATTACTCCAATGCGGAGTAGATGTGGACATTGTGGACGAAAAGGGTCTGTCTGCCATGTACTACGCGACGTGGGAAGGGCACCTTGAGTGTATGAGACTGCTTGCCTCCGTCGGACGCGGTATTGGATTGGCGAAGCAGAAACAGGTGTCCCCACAGATTTCGTCGCAGCTATCGAGCTCGATGCCCGGAGCCATGGATATCGAAGGCGACGCAGACGGTATTCCCGAATTCATCCTACCGCCTCCTATTATTCCCTTCCGCAGATATGGACACAACTTCCTGGACACGAAGACGTTTGTGGTCATTAGCTTTGAGAAGGTCGGCAAGGACGCGATCCGGTTCTACGACGAGTCGAAATACCCCGCTGCGAGGCTTACAATTTCTTCCAAGAGCTCGGATCTCATACCGCGCAACATTCTCTTACCCATACAAGACGAGTTCAAAATCATCTCTTTCCAGATCGAGAATCTCGACACCTTCTCTATCGACTTTGACGTATATCCTACAATTGGATCGAAAGTCATTGCTCGCAGCGTAGCTTCTTCCAAGGTCTTTACGGAGCGTTCGAAGAGTACAGGGAGGTGGCATCTCGAGTTATTCGATCCCAGGCTACGAGCAATCGGCAGAGTTACGTTCGACTTCCAAGTCGTCAAGCCGTTTCATGGTATCCCGCTCGAGATAACACATTTTGCAACGTATTGGAAAGCCACTAGTCAGCTCGACTCGCAACCTCATACGCTCATAACTGGCTCGAGCTTATCAGGCGAATACGTGCGCTTGTTTGTTCAGTTGACTGCTGACGGTATCCCAGTGCTGCATCCAAGATGGAAGGTCAACCACCATGGACTAGAAGTTCCAGTCAACATCCTCACCTATCAACAATTCGCAGCTATTGGTGCCCAGCAAACAGCTGAAGCGGCAGAAAAGCTTTCGGCAGAACTGAGCAATACTGGTCCTAGTGATATAGCCAACATTTACCAGATTCTGGCGTCCTCATTCATTACATTGAATGATGCACTAGCAGCGCTTCCAGCTCATATCCATGTAGAACTGCACGTTCTCTTCCCATCTAGGCTCGAAGAAGAAAGTCTCAAGCTTGGCCCGACGCTCGACATGAACGCTTTCGCAGACAAGATTTTGTCAGTAGTCTTTGAACACGCACGTCAGTTGAGGGAGCGAGGCGCAGGCGAGATTGATGGTACGCTCAGAAGCGTGCTGTTTACTTCGTTCAACCAGGATATCTGCACAGTCATCAACTGGAAACAACCCAACTGTGAGTGTCTGTAGATGCAGTGCCCAACTAATGATGCTAACATAGAGATAGACCCGGTCCTCCTCTGCAACGAGCTCGGCGCCGATAGCCCTCGATCGTCATCCGAGAACACAAACATTGTGCAAAGTAGTGGTCGCACCACTACGTCTGTAAAGGAGGCTGTGCAGATTGCCAGAGACAACAACTTTATGGGCTTGATTTGCAGCTCGCGTCTGCTAGTGAGTATACAGAGAGTATTGCACATTTCAAGACTGATAAGAAGCAGTCACTCGCTCCTGCTCTCATCGAATCGATCAAGACGGCCGGCCTCGTCCTCGTCACGGATATAACAGATTCGTCTTCTGAAGGTGCAACACAGTCAGAGAATATCCACGTCGCAAACCCTCGCGGGCAGAACACACCCGATGGAGTTGATGGGTATCTGAAAGGCAATGGCGTGCTTTGCTTCAATGAGACTGTCGATATGTAATAGCGTGACGAGAAGTCGAACATGGATAGAAATGATAGCGGTAGGGCGGACATGGCGTTTGTTGATAGAATGGTTATACTGTGGAAGAATGGTTATACGAGAAGGACGATTGGGCGGTAATTGTGCATTTTGTCAAGAGTGGTATTTCGTAGACCAGGCTTCATCCCGTATGGTTATGAGTGAAAAGCCGAGAGCATGAGGTTGGAAATGCATGCAGGAGCTGGTACACAATGCAATACTATGTAGGAGTGGGAATGCCGAAGCATGGGTCAAGTGACGATTGTTGTCGAGGGTGTTGAAGTCATGACATGTGCAGCTGAGATGGTTCACATGCTCCCCGTTCGGCTGTCTCGATGCGCGACCCGAAGCGACCAGGGTCTGGCGTCGGTGGCGTTCCGATCTGCGCTACGCCTACATGGAAATTTGTCGAACGACGACAGTGTGCCCAGAAGCGGTCTCTTTGCCGCTTGCCGCTCGCTTTTCTGATTCCACCCAGCACCATCCACTCTACCGCGCTGTGAATTCGCCGGCCATGGTCATACCCAGATAATGTCGACGTTAAGCACCTTCTCTTCTCCGATCCTCCATAGGACGTGGATATGCCGCGCTTGTATACGGTCGCAACGGCAGACAATAGCGCAACAACCGCAGGGCCTATGGCAGCAACGAGGCGCACGCCTGACACAGGATGCATTTCGGAGCAGGATAGGTGCACAGCGGACGTTTGCCACACAGGCAAATGAAACCATACACGCAACGGCGAAGGCTGCGGGGCGGAGCGCAAAGAGCAGCAAGAGGAGGAGAAGATTGTTGATAGCTGGGGGTGGACTTGCAATAGGCGCGGCTGTGGTCACGGTCAACCAGGATGCCAAGCATGCCTATGTAGCGGCACAGAGGAGTTACAGGGTGGTGGAGACGCTGGTGCTCAACATTCGAGAGTATGTGGATAGTCTAGCCCGGTGGAGATGCAATGGCTGATATACGTGTTTTCGTAGCTACCGCGATGTTCTCAAGCGCGACCAAGAGCCAGACTACAACGAACAGCTGAAAGCCTGCCACCTACGATGCGCCAAACGAACCCTCCGCACACTCGAGAAGAACGGCTCCATCTTTATAAAGCTGGGTCAGCACCTGAGCAGCATGAACTACCTCCTTCCCATTGAGTGGTGCGATACCTTTATCCCGCTACAAGATCAATGCCCCGTGTCCTCTTTCGAATCTATACAAGACATGTGTCGGCAGGATACTGGTCTCGAAATCTCAGACTTCTTCTCTGAGTTCGAACAGCAGCCCATAGGCGCTGCCTCGCTCGCCCAGGTACACCGTGCTACTATCCGTGAAACTGGTCAGAAGGTCGCTGTCAAGGTGCAACACCCTGCGTTGGACGAATGGGCAAGACTCGACTTGGCATTGACGAGTTTCTCCTTTGCAACACTCAAGCGATGGTTCCCTGAGTACGATCTCACATGGCTCAGCGAAGAGATGGAAGTTTCACTCCCCCAGGAGCTTGATTTCGCCCTCGAAGGCAAGAACGCTATGCGAGCACGCGAGTACTTCTCCCACGTACACGAAGTACCCGTTGTCATACCTCAGGTGCTCTGGGCAAAACGTCGGATGCTGGTCATGGAATATGTCTCTGGATTCCGAACAGATGATCTCAAGAGCCTGGATGAGCATGGCATCGACAGAGATGAGGTGTCTGCAGCATTGGCAAGAATATTCAACGAGATGATCTTTGGCAGAGACGCTCCCCTTCATTGCGATCCTCATGGCGGCAACATTGCTATCCGATACAACCCTACTCGCAAAGGCAAAACGAACTTTGATGTTGTCCTATACGACCACGGTCTCTACCGCGATATCCCTTTGCCACTGCGACGAAATTACGCAAAGCTGTGGCTAGCTGTTCTGGACGCTGATGAGGATGAAATGCGCAAGTACGCCTATGAAGTAGCTGGTATCAAAGATGAGCATTTTCCGCTCTTTGCCTCTGCGATCACAGGCAGAGACTACACGGTACTGGCCAAGAAGGAAGGTGGCGCTGGAGGTGTCACGACTACTAGGACGAGTGAAGAAAAGAAGGTCATCGGAGATGCGCTTGGAGAGGGCTTGTTGGAAAACTTGATTGAATTGCTCGGCCAAGTGCCCAGAGTCATCCTTTTGATTTTGAAGACGAATGATCTTAGTAAGTCTTTCACACTATGTATTATGAAACGCTTTCTAACATGTATCCAGCTCGTTCACTAGACGAAGGTCTGCACACACGCCAAGGTCCCATGCGCACCTTTCTCATTCTAGCCCGCTACGCTTCCCGTACAGTCTACGAGGAGTGCCTCGACAATCTCAATGGATCCGTGCTCTGGCCCAGCAATTTCTTCATCTGGCTGGGCGCGTGGACAAGGCATATGCGGGTGGAGATGCAGCTGAGCAGCTATGAGACGTATCTCAAGCTGAGGGCCCTGCTGGGATTGAGGAAGATTGAGATTGCGGATAGTTTCAGGGAGTGATAATGTTGTGTGTATATGGGTGTGGGAGGCATGAACAGCGAGGAGTTTTGCGACTATAGAGTGGCCATTTGCCCTGGGGATTTAGAGTTAGACTAAGATCAAGACACGAGCATTGCCAATTGATTAATCTGCAACTACAGCCGAGGCTTGGGCTTGGCACGTGATAAGAGTGATATTTGAGCAAGAAGGCCTACGTTTGGTGGGATAGACCTGGAGTGACAGATTGCTGTTAGTGCTAGCAACGCGGAAGACACGGAACCATGAAGCGGGTTGGGGCTCGAGTTTGGCATGTGGCGGTGCCGGCTACGGTACCTGTCGAGGGGCTTGGGCATAGTTTGCGTTTTGCGTCGCAGGCGAAAGGTAGGTTTATGTTTGACGCCTAGTTTGCAGTGCGTTTGAGGCGTGGTCGTCTGATCATGTGCAAGTGAGGGGTCTTGGTATGCCCAGATGGTCGAAACATGAGCTGAGGTGGCTCAAGCACCGAATGCGGCACTTGAGAAGTACTTACTTCAGCACCAGTTTGTTATTCGGCCCATGGAATCATGGATATGCCACTTGGCAGCGACAGGGACGTTGTGTGGGCTTGACATCATCGACGGGCATGGTGGTGCAAACGTGGGCGCGCTCGCAGGCGCGGTTGGCGACCAAAACAACGGCTTTCGTGTTGGATGCACATTTGCAGTCGGCTCGCTCGTGTCTCGGCGGACGGCTCACAGGATCTTGTGGTGACTTGGACTAGGCTGCGGTTTAGCAGCAGTTCGCATCGTGTTGTGTTGGTGCTGCGGGGCAGGCGCCAAGGCAACAGAGGCGGCACCTTTGCACCGGAATAGCAGCGTGTACTGGTAGTCGTCGACGCCCTAGGCGCTTGGGCTGGTCGAATAGTCTCAGCGTGGAAGCGTCAGACTGACTCCGGCCATCGAAGCAGAGGATTCAGTACGCGAAGTCTTTGCAGCGCTGGTCGGAAACTTGGTCAGCCAGGACCGTGAACGCCCGCGGCATTTGCCTCTCTCTGTAACTGCGCACGGCCTGTTCCTCTCGCACAGCCTCCTCCAGACATCCTCGTCACCCGCCGCAGCCAACGCCCAAGACGACATCACCACCGCCGCCGACGAGAAGAGGACCCCCCTAACCACTGCGAGCTCTGAGAGCCGCCCCTCTATCTCCATCCACTGCTGCACTACCCGCCTGTTGTTGTTGCGCTGCATAATCGCGCATCATGGACGGCGCTGGCCAGCCCAACCTGCGCATCACCAGTACGTCTTTACCTCGGACTGCAAGCCTCCATGGCCGTCTGCGAAGAGGGAAGCTGACAGTACATAGTCATTGCCGCCGATGGCCTCTATAAGCGCGATGTGTTCCGTATGTATGCCCATGTAACCACGGCCCGTCCTGGTCGCTCACATAAGTCATGCAGGATTTCCGGACCCCTTCGCCGTGGCCACGATCAATGGCGAGCAGACGCGCACCACGAGTGTCATCAAGAAGACGCTGAACCCGTACTGGAATGAGAGCTTTGACATGTACGTTGTACCTCGTTACCCTCGACCGAATCGCCGCATCTTTCATCGCATCACGCTAACACATGAGCCAGGAAAGTGAACGAAGAAAGCGTCCTGGCGGTTCAGATCTTTGACCAGAAgaagttcaagaagaaggaTCAGGGCTTCCTAGGTGTCATTAATGTCCGCATCGGGTCGGTAATAGACCTTGACGCGGGGGGTGATGGTAGGCCGGCATAGTCCAACCTACGCGCACCTGCTAACAAGCCCGCAGAGATGCTCACGCGCGACCTCAAAAAGTCAAACGACAACATGGTTGTTCACGGCAAGCTCATCCTTAACCTCTCCACTAACCTCTCTGCGCCCATCAGTCAAGGAGGACAGAACGCCACCCGTCCAACCGCCTCCCCGCATCCATCCGTAAATGGTGGCATCCCAGGCGCTGTGCCCACCCCGCAACAATCCACGACCAACTTGCACCCTCCCGACGCATACCCCGGCCAACAACGACCAGCAGTCGCCGGTCAACCGCCTGCTCAGCGCCCACCACCAGCAGGTGCTCCTGCCGGTGGCCCTCCCGCTGGTCCTGGTCCTGCCCCCAACGGTGCCCCTCCAGCTCGCAATGGTGCCGGTGGCGCTTACAGCGCATTTGAGGATGCCCAAGGAAGACTGCCAAATGGCTGGGAGCGTCGTGAGGATCACCTAGGCCGAACATACTACGTCGATCATAACACGCGACAAACCACATGGATCAGACCTGGCGCTGGCTTCAACGAGGCCGACCAACGCCGAGATGTAGCCGCCCAGACCCAGCAGGAACGCATGAGGCATCAGA
This sequence is a window from Pyrenophora tritici-repentis strain M4 chromosome 4, whole genome shotgun sequence. Protein-coding genes within it:
- a CDS encoding AarF, unusual protein kinase, which encodes MSTLSTFSSPILHRTWICRACIRSQRQTIAQQPQGLWQQRGARLTQDAFRSRIGAQRTFATQANETIHATAKAAGRSAKSSKRRRRLLIAGGGLAIGAAVVTVNQDAKHAYVAAQRSYRVVETLVLNIRDYRDVLKRDQEPDYNEQLKACHLRCAKRTLRTLEKNGSIFIKLGQHLSSMNYLLPIEWCDTFIPLQDQCPVSSFESIQDMCRQDTGLEISDFFSEFEQQPIGAASLAQVHRATIRETGQKVAVKVQHPALDEWARLDLALTSFSFATLKRWFPEYDLTWLSEEMEVSLPQELDFALEGKNAMRAREYFSHVHEVPVVIPQVLWAKRRMLVMEYVSGFRTDDLKSLDEHGIDRDEVSAALARIFNEMIFGRDAPLHCDPHGGNIAIRYNPTRKGKTNFDVVLYDHGLYRDIPLPLRRNYAKLWLAVLDADEDEMRKYAYEVAGIKDEHFPLFASAITGRDYTVLAKKEGGAGGVTTTRTSEEKKVIGDALGEGLLENLIELLGQVPRVILLILKTNDLTRSLDEGLHTRQGPMRTFLILARYASRTVYEECLDNLNGSVLWPSNFFIWLGAWTRHMRVEMQLSSYETYLKLRALLGLRKIEIADSFRE